The following are from one region of the Osmia bicornis bicornis chromosome 8, iOsmBic2.1, whole genome shotgun sequence genome:
- the LOC114875240 gene encoding uncharacterized protein LOC114875240 isoform X2: MKYIEMLILETYQLTHPESLSDAELREILENRCIDFNHYKNFTRCELIELYKRVAMPLPQRQSENSQNSNGKKDNEESNSVNESHQNSVPLNDTSSTKPNVNEVTKAPQFSNMKSATSSGNEFKCTTRKVHLCNSINITKCNGVDKRNSDEKFDGAPSRKRQKITWP; encoded by the exons ATGAAATATATTGAAATGTTGATACTGGAAACATACCAGTTAACTCATCCCGAATCGCTGTCAGATGCTGAACTTagagaaattttagaaaat AGGTGCATAGATTTTAATCATTATAAAAACTTTACAAGATGTGAGTTAATAGAACTGTATAAACGAGTGGCAATGCCATTACCTCAAAGGCAATCTGAAAATAGTCAAAACTCAAATGGAAAGAAAGATAACGAGGAATCAAATTCAGTTAATGAGTCTCACCAAAATTCTGTCCCTTT GAATGATACAAGTAGTACAAAACCAAATGTAAATGAGGTAACAAAAGCACCTCAGTTTTCTAATATGAAGTCAGCAACATCTTCTGGAAATGAGTTTAAATGTACAACTAGAAAAGTACACTTGtgtaattcaattaatataacAAAATGCAATGGTGTTGATAAACGTAATagcgatgaaaaatttgat GGAGCTCCATCTAGGAAAAGGCAGAAAATTACATGGCCTTAA
- the LOC114875240 gene encoding uncharacterized protein LOC114875240 isoform X1 produces MKYIEMLILETYQLTHPESLSDAELREILENRCIDFNHYKNFTRCELIELYKRVAMPLPQRQSENSQNSNGKKDNEESNSVNESHQNSVPLNDTSSTKPNVNEVTKAPQFSNMKSATSSGNEFKCTTRKVHLCNSINITKCNGVDKRNSDEKFDVGISTSCIQDGPFSMSTFGTFI; encoded by the exons ATGAAATATATTGAAATGTTGATACTGGAAACATACCAGTTAACTCATCCCGAATCGCTGTCAGATGCTGAACTTagagaaattttagaaaat AGGTGCATAGATTTTAATCATTATAAAAACTTTACAAGATGTGAGTTAATAGAACTGTATAAACGAGTGGCAATGCCATTACCTCAAAGGCAATCTGAAAATAGTCAAAACTCAAATGGAAAGAAAGATAACGAGGAATCAAATTCAGTTAATGAGTCTCACCAAAATTCTGTCCCTTT GAATGATACAAGTAGTACAAAACCAAATGTAAATGAGGTAACAAAAGCACCTCAGTTTTCTAATATGAAGTCAGCAACATCTTCTGGAAATGAGTTTAAATGTACAACTAGAAAAGTACACTTGtgtaattcaattaatataacAAAATGCAATGGTGTTGATAAACGTAATagcgatgaaaaatttgatgtAGGTATATCAACTAGTTGTATACAAGATGGTCCATTTAGTATGAGTACTTTTGGTACTTTCATTTAA